In one Cottoperca gobio chromosome 12, fCotGob3.1, whole genome shotgun sequence genomic region, the following are encoded:
- the scarb2c gene encoding lysosome membrane protein 2c, protein MILKACCIYSSGVFSILLLILGIALVLSNVFPHFLQSMVEKEVVLKNGTEAFEAWESPPAPIYMQFYFFNLTNPLEVLDGDRPAVLEIGPYTYREYRLMEQVDFQENGTKVAAVNTKTYIFQRNMSRGPESDLMRTVNIPAMTVMEQFKDTPLMANLISSYMKSSGEGLFTTHTVGELLWGYEDTLLKALKILKPDLDVVFGLFYKSNASNDGEYVFFTGQQNYKDFARVDTWNSESKMNWWTSDECNMINGTNGASFHPVITKNEMLYMFSSDLCRSLYALYEEDVTVKGIPGYRFSPPSKIFANHTVNPANAGFCVPAGNCLGSGMLNVSSCKQGAPIVMSPPHFYQADEKYVEDVFGMRPNKEQHQTTIDINPLTGIVIQAAKRLQVNVYIEKMTAFSQTGNVRTVILPVVYLNESVVIDDTSAMKLKKIVVEQNVVVNIPFMLIGLGIILGGIFMFLMCQQKVPESTSAERQPLLTS, encoded by the exons ATGATACTAAAAGCATGTTGTATTTACAGCAGCGGAGTTTTTTCTATACTACTTTTGATCTTGGGTATTGCTTTGGTGTTGTCTAACGTGTTTCCACATTTCCTACAGTCGATGGTTGAAAAG GAAGTAGTTTTGAAGAATGGCACAGAGGCATTTGAGGCCTGGGAGAGTCCACCAGCCCCTATTTACATGCAGTTTTACTTCTTTAATCTGACCAACCCCCTGGAGGTGCTGGATGGGGATCGGCCTGCTGTTTTGGAGATTGGACCGTATACATACAG AGAGTACCGGCTTATGGAGCAAGTGGACTTCCAGGAAAATGGCACTAAAGTAGCAGCTGTCAACACTAAGACCTACATATTCCAGCGTAACATGTCCCGAGGTCCAGAGAGTGACCTCATGAGGACGGTCAACATCCCTGCAATG ACGGTGATGGAGCAATTCAAGGACACGCCTTTAATGGCCAATCTGATCTCCTCCTACATGAAGAGCTCCGGCGAAGGCCTGTTCACCACGCACACTGTGGGAGAGCTGCTGTGGGGATATGAAGACACTCTGCTCAAAGCCCTCAAAATTTTGAAACCTGACCTGGATGTTGTTTTCGGGCTCTTCTATAAG AGCAATGCTTCCAACGATGGGGAATATGTCTTTTTCACTGgtcaacaaaactacaaagactTTGCCAGAGTGGACACATGGAACAGTGAAAG CAAGATGAATTGGTGGACATCTGATGAGTGTAATATGATCAATGGAACCAATGGAGCATCTTTCCATCCGGTCATCACCAAGAATGAGATGCTCTACATGTTCTCTTCTGACCTGTGCAG GTCTCTTTACGCTCTGTACGAGGAGGACGTGACAGTGAAGGGCATCCCTGGGTATCGCTTCAGTCCCCCGAGCAAGATTTTTGCCAACCACACCGTAAACCCTGCCAACGCAGGCTTCTGTGTCCCTGCTGGAAATTGCCTGGGCTCTGGCATGCTGAATGTCAGCTCATGTAAACAAG GAGCTCCCATCGTAATGTCTCCACCACACTTCTACCAGGCAGATGAGAAATATGTTGAGGATGTATTTGGCATGAGACCTAACAAGGAGCAGCACCAAACTACGATTGATATCAATCCG CTAACCGGAATCGTCATTCAAGCAGCCAAACGGCTCCAGGTCAACGTGTACATTGAGAAAATGACCGCCTTCAG TCAAACAGGAAACGTGAGGACAGTGATCCTCCCTGTGGTTTATCTCAATgag AGCGTCGTCATCGACGACACGTCGGCCATGAAGCTGAAGAAGATCGTTGTCGAGCAGAACGTCGTGGTGAACATTCCCTTCATGCTGATTGGTCTAGGCATCATTCTGGGAGGAATCTTCATGTTCCTGATGTGTCAACAGAAGGTCCCCGAG